In Hymenobacter gelipurpurascens, one DNA window encodes the following:
- a CDS encoding autorepressor SdpR family transcription factor yields MNTLFKALNDPTRRAILELLRERPLTAGEIADQFSFSKPTISHHLDLLRQADLVSSDKQGQFVTYTLNMTVMDELLGWLLQFKPSSDSIV; encoded by the coding sequence TTGAATACCCTCTTCAAAGCCCTCAACGACCCCACCCGGCGGGCCATACTGGAGCTGCTGCGCGAGCGGCCGCTCACGGCGGGGGAAATTGCGGACCAGTTTTCCTTCTCCAAGCCCACCATCAGCCACCACCTCGATCTGCTGCGGCAGGCCGACCTAGTGAGCAGCGACAAGCAGGGGCAATTCGTGACTTATACTCTTAACATGACGGTGATGGACGAGCTGCTCGGGTGGCTGCTGCAGTTCAAGCCGTCGTCAGATTCTATCGTATGA